The stretch of DNA aaaaaaaaaaaaaaaaaagaaaagaaaaaaaatatacatagaaatatatatatttataaatatatatatatatatataatatttatttatgtagaataatttttatatttataaaatgattggtactttttcttcttttgattaacaatttttaaaagcatttttttgtatattctaCAATATCATCTgaatatgaacaaaaaaaaaaaaaaaaaaaaaaaaaaaactctttcatttattattatgttttaaatataatatatatatatatatataaatgaaagtaaaattattaacaaaatttataattcgactttttttttttttttcccccataatatatatatatttatatatatgtatgtattatatatatatgtattttctgttttttttttaaactttttacatttaaaaaaaaaaaaagaaaaacctAAAACTCttctaattatataaatcaatatCCATGTAATCTTCATTTACTCATATCTATTaattgttataaaaatatatatatatatatatacatatgtgtgcatttacatatataaatataaatatgcacGTATATATGtaggtataaaaaaaatgacttATTTCTTCGTAGTTGTAAAATTCGTacaaaaaagtaatatatataaataaatatgtacatgtataataaataaataggtacatgtatattttatattattttatttttttctcttataaatacatatatatatgtatatatatatatatgtatgtatataaatgaatagattttatgaacatataaaaaactacaattaaaaaaaaaaaaaaaatgaaaataaaaataaaaatatgatcatgtattttgaaatatataaacatatgaataatacatatatatatatatatatatatatatatatatatatatataatatgtataatatgtatattattaatataataaatatatgtataataaaataatatagttctctctgtttatatatatataacctttGTGAGagataaaatatgtataatttttggttgtaatgtaatatttaaaaattaaaagatatatacatatacaaatacacgttattatgtataatatatgtatatatatatatatatatatatatatataatctatCTACTTATAGAATATGTGTTATATCTCATTTGATTTGGAGAATCCATACCTCCATACATTAAATGAGTCATATAAGGTTGATGATTTCCTATTATGGGTTGTTGAACTGAATATGGTTGTGCAGGTGTTAATTGTGGTTGTGCTGGTGTATTCATTTGTACATAATGTTCTTCCCCTTTTTTTAGTTGAACCTTTAAATGCTTTCCTGATACATAAAATCCATGCATACCTTTTATTGCATTTAAGGCTGACTCAGGATTATTAAAACTTACAAATCCATATCCTTTATTTCTTCCATTGGCATCTCGTTGAATTCGTGCGCTTACAACATAGCCAAAGTGTTGAAAGTGctacaataaataaataaataaataaataaataaatacaaataaatataaatgataaacatacatacatacatacatacacatatatatatatatatatatttatttatatttatatttatatttttttttttttttttacttgaTATAACTCCATGTCTGTCCAGTGAGATGGTaaatgaaaaacaaaaacatttGCACCTGGTGGTCCAAAGGAGGGTGCTGAACCCTTCCCTGGAAAATTTGTTGCGGACATTTCTTTTGGTTTTTCCCATTGTGAATGTCCTGTTActgaattataataatatggatgacCATCTGTTGTTACATGTTTTTGccatacatttttatttcctcCTTGAgcatcatttgtattattatatttataacttGCAAATCTTACATCTAATGGTCTTTGGCTATTTGgaaaaatacatttatagTCTAAAGCTTCAATTGCTTTATATGCTTCAGACCTTTGCTCGTATGTAATAAATGCCCATCCTCTTGGACTCTGAGCCGTAGCTGGTACGTAATAAACTTGTGTTATGGTACCATACTTTGCTGCCTCAGTTTTTAGTTCTTCCTAAAAAGAagtaattacatatatatatatatatatatatatatatatatatatatatatatatataaatttatatttatatatatgtaaactTGAACAGTAAAAGAATCTACAACATAGAAACAATTAGTTCATATGCAATAAAATAAGATACACACACacacaaaaagaaaaaaaaaaaaaaaaaatacaaaaaaatagatatttaatatatataatatatatattattgattCTTTTCTTACCTCCGTTACATCTTTAGGTATACTTccaataaaaattttacttGAATTTGTTAAtgacatttttattaatagatataaatatataatatatgtatgtatttatatatatatttatagatatatatatttttcttttttaatttttttacacaatttttaacaaaaaatatgcattagctttatatataaatatatataatactatatgtattattatatatatatatatatatatgaagaaaaaaaaaattacgaATAATATACagtacaaatataataactgACTTGAAAagttaacatataaataagcacaaaaatatatatatataaatatatatatatatatatatatatatatatatatatatgtattatcaaatatgcatattaatataaatgtacataaatattatatatatatatatataaaagattcaaaaaatttacatatgtatatttaatatatatatatatatatagatatatttttttaatttataaaaagatttcaaatttattaaattagacgactatcataaaaaaaaaatataagtataaaattatatatataaaaataaaaagactAATAAACATGAAGACTTTATTTACTTAATTTGAGTTTTCTTTTCCCTcttgtatttttaattaataaaaaaaaaaaaaaaaaagtaatcataaatagtatataaaataatataaaatatatttattataaatatatataaatatattatatatatataatatgtatatcttCAATTCTTCTTATAACAAATTCATtttgttaaatatattataatgtatatatatatatatatatatatatatatatatatatataatatattattgtataagtatgtccttttttttttttcataacttTTGTcctgttatatatatatataataatatataattaattaatttctAAAAATTAtccatttattaaatatacttatatatttatatatatataatatttataattatgttgAATTCTTAAACGTATAagttatataacaatatatatatatataatataatttatatataattttatatatatttattatatatacatatatatatattataatatatatatatataaaatcaataattattcttttcttctgttttttttataatatttttttaatatatatttttttcctttttttttataaattgttattatcttttttttatatataatatatatatattttattattattttttttttttttttgtagcatacggttttatattttatattttaaattttatattttttttttcccctcTTTGGTAatcttatttaatatatatatattttttttcaatattatttttatattattgtacatataaaaaaactatgaattgttttattttattatgcttcttcttattataatttattattattattattgcatattattatataaattataatgtatataataaataaatatatatataataataataatgttataataatatttctattaatatattataaaatttatatatgaataataaatatataatcaattttatacataaataaaaaataatatatatcatatgtgaaaaaccaaaaaatcataatataaagaaaatatatatatattataatataaatattccaaaatatataaataaaaaaatgtaatatataaaaaaaaaaaaaaaaaatgagataaaataaaataatgtataataataataataaagaagtgaaaataatttcttaaaagtaatttttttaaattgaaTTTCTAAGcgttaaagaaaaataaaatataatataaataataatgaaataaatacatcacatattttacatttcaataaaattttttcttgtatatatatatatattttattattttattattttttgtgtttTAAAGAAAAGTGATAGgaagatatataatatataaaaaaaaaaaaaaaaaaaaaaaaaaatgttgaaaatataatacatatataaatgttactgtgattatatatatatatattttaaataatatatattattatagtaTATCCTTATGgggtatttattttttaatacatatatatattatatatatataattataagaatatatctttatggggatatattttttttaatatacaaataacatatatgtatatatataataatatattgttatgGGTACTGtatttctaaatatataaataatattatatatttctttttctttttctttttctttttctttttttttccactATTAGAGATTAGTACTGCacgttataataataataataataataatatatatataattaaaaaaaaaaaaattatatatatatatttatatatatatttattttaatgtataatatagCATTTTGCATAATtcttaatatacatattatgttttttttttctttgtgtTCTGTACGTTTTcattaaaaataacatatatatattttataagggtatataaaaaagaaaaaaggaaaatatatatttttttttttttgttataataaattatatgcttttatcatatctttatatatatattatatttataatatatgtgtatattaaaAGTAAATTATCCAcatatgttaaaataaaaaaaaaaaataaaaactggtatttatgtatttttatatttatatatattgttgtCCATTTGGAACGTTTGAATTAAGGATGTTCTCGTATTTGAGTTaattgatataaaaaattattcttaaaaaaaaatataaaaatataacaatatagttaatatttttatatatcttaaagaaaatattgcCTTGTTTAAacaaaacaataataacCTAGATGTatcaacatataaataaatatatatatatatatatatttatatttatatatatattattattattatcctttGATGAAATtaggaatatataatttcgtACAATGATtggaatttaaaaaaaaaaataaatgaaaaattgaggtatcattaaataattattttgttccaTTACTTTAATTTatgttacatttttttttaacctaTTTTGTAAACCATAAGAATAAGATTTTAAAAAGATACgtaatttatttctttattttttaaaaacatataatatatattatatatatatatatatttatttatttatttttccttttttttttttttttttacggATCATAAGGGAAATTAAGCtttctataaatatttaatatatttcatttattttccattatataaatattttatatttattaaactaTATCATACTATGCAATTGAAAGAAAATgtatttcaaatatatactttttaaattttataacactgataaatgaaattaaatacaaaagtataaagaataataaacctacatacatacatatatatatatatatatatatatatatatatatatatatgtttagattaatatttaaaaataataaaaaattattattttcctttttatgacaaaaaaataaaatatgatattaaATGACTAATGaactatataaaaaaaacctCTAAAATTAATGATCttttattacaaatatataatatatatatatcaataaatattaaacaaagatatatagttataataacatgaaaagtataaatattataaaacatggaaaattaaaaatataggaATGATAACTTATTTTTAAAGCtaggaaatataaatatttataatttatgtacaaaaatatgaaaattattttgtaaaatctataaaataaataaaaataagtacataaaaaagaatatttattatatatatataattaacatTATCAAATAGGTACatctttataaatttatttagttcatttctttattattattaattaaattatttagatattataatatatta from Plasmodium sp. gorilla clade G2 genome assembly, chromosome: 8 encodes:
- a CDS encoding RNA-binding protein, putative; the protein is MSLTNSSKIFIGSIPKDVTEEELKTEAAKYGTITQVYYVPATAQSPRGWAFITYEQRSEAYKAIEALDYKCIFPNSQRPLDVRFASYKYNNTNDAQGGNKNVWQKHVTTDGHPYYYNSVTGHSQWEKPKEMSATNFPGKGSAPSFGPPGANVFVFHLPSHWTDMELYQHFQHFGYVVSARIQRDANGRNKGYGFVSFNNPESALNAIKGMHGFYVSGKHLKVQLKKGEEHYVQMNTPAQPQLTPAQPYSVQQPIIGNHQPYMTHLMYGGMDSPNQMRYNTYSISR